The Ischnura elegans chromosome 1, ioIscEleg1.1, whole genome shotgun sequence genome contains a region encoding:
- the LOC124165445 gene encoding peroxidase-like — MFEMALLKPLLISLAVLSTARGQCPFAGSMGAANEAAIAFAREAGGQESCHDSLDPESYVMYTRKIRSAMEDEGLKQLIRVKREYEIPEEKVRSAVEDGMRMAELSGRRLAMIKENEGPTYLPKNDSSYGHYVNFRVHEPSINLHTTSIALIRATKKLQQEYAHKFGMTPATFIEYLRHHGFTISEVSGSCKADPVCRKYMPYRTLDGSCNNLKKTSWGMSRTPLVRIAKPKYQDAVFQEPRSVLGYPLPSAAYVRMILFPDVDRADHFWTRSLELWGQLMAHDMALSPSTQSKDGPIQCCKKDNSGPLPPHLLHPACYPIHVPDEHPFYSKYGVRCLNFVRTMTVPSDGCKLGPGQQMNAVTSFLDLSIVYGSNDEQAHKLRTHHGGLLKATFSKNTGGEMLPPAEDKGACDVKSPSEACYLAGDVRVNLHPDLTVLHTLLLRWHNLIAKEFQKLNPTWGDERLYQEARKYCIDAYQHVCYNEWLPALFGKDFMVEHGLLRLDEDHNGYVRDYNPHIPPGIINSFTTAAFRYLHSTAQGKLDMVTPARQYFGHLTLSNYYNKPEPLTERNTFHGLVIGSITQPMQAADHYFTSEVNGLLFRGDKPFGLDLTSIDIQRQRDHGLASYNTYRQICGLGKATKWEDFLDFIHPEKIDRLRHVYKHVDDVDLEVGISLESPVKGTLIGPTSRCIIAEQFYRTRVADRYFYMNGEQSYEPAKLAEIKKYTWSKIICETSGGVDKVQLEGFRLLSDKNRLVHCSSLPQINLYLWKE; from the exons ATGTTTGAGAtggctttattaaaaccattgttGATAAGTCTAGCAGTACTCTCAACAGCACGTGGACAATGTCCTTTTGCTGGGAGTATGGGTGCAGCAAATGAGGCTGCCATTGCATTTGCCAGGGAAGCTGGTGGACAGGAATCATGCCATGACTCCCTTGATCCTGAATCCTATGTAATGTACACAAGGAAAATCCGCAGTGCTATGGAGGATGAAGGCTTGAAGCAACTAATCAGAG TAAAGAGAGAATATGAGATACCAGAGGAGAAAGTAAGGTCAGCAGTTGAAGATGGAATGAGAATGGCAGAGCTATCTGGAAGAAGACTTGCaatgataaaagaaaacgaaGGACCAACATATCTACCAAAAAATGATTCTTCTTATGGCCACTATGTCAACTTTCGTGTCCATGAACCCTCCATTAACCTACATACTACGTCAATAGCCTTAATCCGAGCTACAAAAAAACTACAGCAGGAATACGCCCACAA ATTTGGGATGACACCAGCCACCTTCATTGAGTATCTTCGCCACCACGGTTTTACAATATCTGAAGTGTCTGGATCATGCAAAGCTGATCCTGTTTGCAGAAAATACATGCCATACCGTACCTTAGATGGGTCATGCAACAACCTGAAGAAAACATCCTGGGGAATGAGCAGAACTCCATTAGTAAGAATAGCAAAACCAAAATATCAGGacg CTGTTTTCCAGGAGCCAAGATCAGTTCTGGGATATCCTCTACCATCAGCAGCATATGTCAGGATGATACTCTTTCCAGATGTAGATCGCGCAGATCATTTCTGGACAAGATCTCTAGAATTGTGGGGACAGCTAATGGCGCATGATATGGCTCTAAGTCCAAGCACTCAATCAA aGGATGGTCCCATTCAATGCTGTAAAAAAGACAATTCAGGACCACTACCACCTCACCTACTTCACCCAGCGTGTTACCCCATCCATGTTCCAGATGAACACCCTTTTTATTCTAAATACGGTGTCCGTTGTCTTAACTTTGTCAGGACAATGACAGTGCCATCAGATGGATGCAAACTTGGGCCTGGTCAACAG ATGAATGCTGTCACAAGCTTCCTTGACCTCTCAATTGTCTATGGGTCAAATGATGAACAAGCACACAAATTGAGGACTCATCATGGTGGACTGCTCAAAGCTACATTTTCCAAGAATACTGGAGGAGAAATGCTACCTCCTGCTGAAGATAAAGGTGCTTGCGACGTAAAATCACCATCAGAGGCATGCTACTTAGCAG GGGATGTAAGAGTAAATCTTCACCCGGATCTCACAGTATTACACACCTTACTCTTAAGGTGGCATAATCTCATTGCCAAAGAATTCCAAAAACTTAATCCAACCTGGGGAGATGAAAGACTCTACCAAGAAGcaagaaaatactgcattgatgCATATCAGCATGTCTGCTACAATGAGTGGTTACCAGCACTTTTTG GTAAAGATTTCATGGTGGAGCATGGGTTACTGCGACTAGACGAAGATCATAATGGCTATGTCCGTGATTATAACCCTCATATCCCACCAGGAATCATCAACTCATTCACTACAGCTGCCTTCCGTTACTTACATTCCACAGCACAAGGAAAACTGGA TATGGTTACACCTGCCAGGCAATATTTTGGCCATTTGACCTTGAGCAATTACTACAACAAACCAGAGCCATTGACGGAAAGAAATACCTTTCATGGCCTTGTCATTGGAAGTATAACACAACCAATGCAGGCAGCAGATCATTATTTTACATCAGAG GTGAATGGCCTACTTTTCAGAGGTGATAAACCTTTTGGATTGGACTTAACAAGCATTGACATACAGCGTCAACGAGACCATGGGCTGGCATCATACAATACATACAGGCAAATCTGTGGTTTGGGAAAAGCAACCAAGTGGGAAGATTTCTTGGATTTCATTCATCCAGAG AAAATTGATAGACTTCGCCATGTGTACAAACATGTTGATGATGTAGACCTTGAGGTAGGTATCTCCCTGGAATCTCCAGTAAAGGGCACTTTGATTGGCCCCACAAGTCGCTGTATTATTGCAGAACAGTTCTATCGCACACGTGTAGCTGATCGCTACTTCTACATGAATGGTGAACAATCTTACGAACCAG